The genomic stretch CAGGGATTAATGAAGAATTTGACATAGAAACAAAAAATGACAACCAGATTATTGCAAATGCTAGAAATACTATAAGCTTTATCGCTGGAAGTATTCTTAATTTAATAATATCTAACGCCTATGCTTCAGCAACTTTTCAAATAACAATGGATGTAACAGATGGATCTATAACTGCAGCAAAGTTGTCAGACATGGGGGCTAGTGTTGGCCAGATTCTTAAGTACAATGGTACAACCTGGGTTCCAAGCGATTTGGGAGGATTGACTTACGCTGGAAACTGGAACGCATCAACAAACACCCCGGACCTTGATGGCGGAGGAAATTCAGGTGAATACTACATAGTCAATACATCTGGCTCATATGATCTTCTAGGTGGCTACGGTACAAACAATTGGAACGTTGGAGATTGGGCAGTTTGGAATGACGTTCTTGCTCAGTGGGAGAAAATTGATAATGCCTCAAGCGTACAAAGCTTTAATGGAAGAAGTGGGGCAGTTTTACCTCTTCCAAATGACTACACATGGTCGCAGATTAACAAAACAACTTCGTCTATAAATGATATCACGGATGTTGACACCACTGGAGCGAGCAACGGATCGGTGCTTAAATTTAATGGAACCAAGTGGATTGTAGGTTCTGACAATACAGCCGGAGCAGGAAGCGTTACATCGTCAGACATTGGAGATGGAGAAATAGTTAACGCAGATATATCTGCAAGTGCCGCAATATCACAATCTAAAATTTCAGGACTAAGCTCTAGCTTAGCATCAAAACTAGATATTTCAGGAGGAACTCTAAGTGGCAATATTGACATGGGGTCAAATAATATTATTACAGGGGGAACAGTTGATGGTGTAGACATAAGCACGCTCGATTCTCAAGTTAGTGCAATTACTGCAACTGTGTCATCAAATTCAAGCAGTATTTCTACCAATACAAGCTCTATTGCATCAAACACTTCAACAATAGCTCTTAAGGAAGATGCTTTTACTGCCGGAACATCTATGCAATATTTCAGAGGTGATAAAACATGGCAAACATTGGATACGGACAATGTTACTGAAGGATTAAGTAACAAATATTACCACGCTTCACAAGTAATTAACGATATTATTGAAATTGGCTCAATTACAGATGGAGAGTTAAATAAGGTCCCTAGTAGTAATGACGTTTTTGATGCATTATCATTGAAACAAAATAATCTTGGATTTACCCCTATTAATAAAGCCGGTGATTCAGTATCTGGAAATATTTCATTAGAATCAACAAAAGAACTCAGATTTAATGATTTGGATAATTCTGCGTACATCGCACTAAAATCTCCAGATAGTGTAGCTAGCAGTATAACTTTAACGCTGCCAGAAACAGCAGGATCTAATGGACAGATTCTAACTACTGACGGATTGGGAGTTTTAAGCTGGACAACAATGAGTGCATCTGGAGATATAACTGATGTTGTTGCCGGATCTGGACTTACTGGTGGAGCATCATCTGGAAGTGCAACATTAAGTGTTGACACTGGAACGGGTGCAAATCAAATAGTTAAACTAGATAGCTCAGCAAGACTTCCTGCTATTGACGGGTCACTTCTTACAAATATTCCAAACCAAACATTATCAACTTTATTATCTGGTTTTTCCGTTGGTGCAGACTCTAGTATAACCAGCACTGATAGTGTTTTAAATGCCCTAAGTAAAACTCAAGGGCAAATAAACGCAAATAACTCTGATATTGCATCTAATTTTACTGCACTACTTGGGAAAGAGGATTCAATTACAAAAGGGGATATTACAGAATCAACATCATCGGTTTTAACAATTACAGGCGGAAGCTCTTCTGTTATTGGAAGCGGCGTAACAATTGAAGTTAAAAAATCTGATTCATCTAATAATGGTTATTTATCAAGTACAGATTGGAATACATTTAACAACAAGCTTGGAACTGACAACGTAGACAATAACACTATTGAATTGAGTAGCAACAATCTACAATTAAAAGATTTAGCAGTCGTAGAATCAAAAGTTGCAGATAGAGCTATAAGCAATACAAAGATTAAAAATAACGTTAAGCTCGTAAGTTCAAACTACACTGTATTAACAGGTGATATTAACTCAACAATCATTGTTACCTCTGGTGCAAATATTACACTTCCTGATCCATCAAGTGAAACTGGATTTAAAGTGCTAATCAAAAGTGCATCTTCAACTCCTTTTAGCATACTACCTAATTCATCAGAAACAATAGATGATAAGAGTGTTATAAGTATGAATTCAAAAAATTCTTTCATCGAACTTATAACAGATGGTGCAAATTGGTATATAATAAAAAGCTCGGACTCTGTTAGTGTTGGCACTATTCCTTGCCCAACTGGATACATATCGGTTAATGGAAGTGCTACTTTTGGCACAGATAATTTTTGCGTTATGAAATTTGAGGCAAAAAACCTCTCTGGAACACCCATATCTGTTCCAAATAATACACCATGGGTATCAATAGATTCACCAAGTGCTCAAAGTGCATGCGAAAGTGTGACTGAAGTTGGTTTTACAGGAACTTTCACATTAATTTCTAACCAAGAATGGATGACTATAGCTAGAGATATCGAATCAGTTCCAGCAAACTGGTCTGGAGGAAGTGTAGGAAGTGGTCATATAGCTAGAGGTCACACTGATAACTCGCCATCTTCAGCTCTAGCTATATCAACAGTTTCAGATCCATATAACGGCACTGGAAACAACGCTGGAGAAAGCGCTGGAAGCGGATGGGAGCAGAAAAGAATACACTATCTGTCAAATGGTGCTGTCATTTGGGATTTCGGAGGAAATGTTCTTGAAAAAGTTGATTGGGATAAAAATAGTGCCGGATACGATAACGCCCCAATTGATGCTACAAACTCCTGGAAAGATGTATTAACCCTAGATGGTTCTTTTTCATCTAATGACGTTTCTCCAAATGGGTCGTATACACACTCTCAGTCTATGGGACAGTGGCAAGGCGGGTCAGGCGGCGGAGCTTTTAGAGGTGGAACTTATTCCTGGGGAGATAAATCCGGTATTTACGGACTATCAACAAATTCGTTATCAACATATACTGCCGCAGATGTTGGTTTCAGATGTGTGTACAGACCTTAGAAATTTACTTCCTTTCTCTTCTCTTTTTTATAAATTTATATGAATAGTATATAGTCGCACCAATTAAGGTAACGGCAAGACCGGTAAGATGATACATTTGCAATGTTGTGGGACTTCTTTCAATACCGTAGAGATAATTTATAGGCCAACCTTTTGATAAAAAATAGGATATGCAGGTATCAGTAATAAATATAAAAATTATAAATATATTGAAATATCCAATCACTTTCTCCCAAGTTCCAATCTTGACGATATCTTTAATTTTGACCTGAGGCTCTAGGTAGTGTGAAAGTCTATTTCTATTTTTATAATTAGATTGATCGTTAAAAACAAAAATAGTGATATACCCGAAAAACCTATGAATAACTTTGAACCTAGCGTACATATTGCCATAGGTATTGTAGATAATTTTATTCTTAATTCTTACGTATTTCTTATCCAAATAAAACCATGTAAGTAATGGTACAGCTAAAACAAAATATATCGCTATTAACCCAAAAATATTAAGAGTTATATTTTCTATGTTCAATATAGAACCCCATCCAGTCCATCGTAAATTTTGCCTCCAATCTCTGATCCTTTATAACTTCCGATAGCGCCAGCAGCAAAAGATACTACAAACGTACAACCAAACAAGCTTGACCCGCCGGATGGATAAAAAAGAACAAGTGAACATACTCCATATGCCGCTGCAGCTGCAAAAGATGCTCCCAAAATAACTCCACCTGTCTGCTCAAAAGCAACTTTAACCTTCTCACCATCTTTTGCTCTATAAACTCTAAAAGCACCTAGTACCGGCTCAATTACATAACTCGTACCAAATGCCACCTTCCTAGCTTTCCCAAGATGCTTTACGGCATTTTCAGCATATCTTACAGCTTTTCTGGGTGCAAATGTATTAGGAAAAACTAGGTGTTTTTTCAAAGGATTAATATACCCTTTATAATTTAGTCCCTTGATTTGAGCGATAAGAAGGTCATTCATCGCATTTATTTCTTTCTTAATTGGACCCTTATCCCAAACGTCCTGAAGCATTGCTGCTAGATTATTGCTAGAACCTTTAAATGTATAACCGCCTTGGTTTACAAAATCAGCAAACCTTTCCATTGCTTTGATATATACTTTTGCTACGCCATCTGTTCCTGATACCAATCCAGAAATAAAGAGCGCAAACCAATCTATACCCCCCTGATTTCTGCTTATAATATGGGACATTCCTATTGGTATATGTCTAAATATATTCTTCATTAATGCGTGATGAGCACTGGTATAAATTTCAGAGTGTTTTTTCTTATATGTAGCAAGATCTATCATTTGCCAGGGTTGTATTCTATTAGGATCTTTTATGTGAGGATTATTATGAAGTACAATACCAATGAGATAATTTATTTCAGACCAATTAAGATTCGGACTATGAGGCAAGTCATCATACGAAAAGTGATCTGTGATAATTTGAGACAAGGTATCTCCAGGCTGAACCTCATAAATTTTATAAAAAATACTTGGTCTCACTTCGATCATTTTTCACTCCAGTTAGAATATTTTTAAGGTTAATATCATATTTAAGTATTTAATCGAGAGAATATTGCGAATTTTTCATACTTGAAATTTGTAAAGGATCAACTATCAGTTGGTTATCTGAACTTAATAACGATCTTATTGCTATTTTTATTTAGTCTAAGGATATTTCAATGAACTGAATATTGCTTAGATTTTTAATTTCACACTATCTTATGCAGCCAGGATTTTAACTAATCCATCAGTTCCTAGAGTGGCAAAAACTGACCACCAATATATTAACCTATAATAACACCTGACTGAGATTCATGGTTTTCTTCATTTTCTTCGATTTTCTTTCCAGGCGATCTTTCAAAATCCACCTGACTTAAGCCATCTCTTTTTTGTTGTTCTCTCTCTTTATCAAACTTTATAACTCGTTCCTTCATCATATTAAGTTTTTCAGTAACATAATTGAAATAATAAATGATCTTATCAGCATCTTCCTTATTCTGACCTTTCATACAAGAAATCGGCTGCTCTTTTATAATATCATGAAACTCCTCAAGACTGCTTACTTCAAGATCATAATATGCTACAATGAATTCAATTATGGTTATATTAGTTCTTATAAGTTCAAGTGATATCCGTTCATGGTCATTCCTGGTATAATCTAGCGCTATATTGATTGCTGCCAACCCATCGGAA from Halobacteriovoraceae bacterium encodes the following:
- a CDS encoding LysM peptidoglycan-binding domain-containing protein, whose product is MIEVRPSIFYKIYEVQPGDTLSQIITDHFSYDDLPHSPNLNWSEINYLIGIVLHNNPHIKDPNRIQPWQMIDLATYKKKHSEIYTSAHHALMKNIFRHIPIGMSHIISRNQGGIDWFALFISGLVSGTDGVAKVYIKAMERFADFVNQGGYTFKGSSNNLAAMLQDVWDKGPIKKEINAMNDLLIAQIKGLNYKGYINPLKKHLVFPNTFAPRKAVRYAENAVKHLGKARKVAFGTSYVIEPVLGAFRVYRAKDGEKVKVAFEQTGGVILGASFAAAAAYGVCSLVLFYPSGGSSLFGCTFVVSFAAGAIGSYKGSEIGGKIYDGLDGVLY